One genomic segment of Vagococcus intermedius includes these proteins:
- a CDS encoding PTS transporter subunit EIIC: protein MKEKIMNGLQRFSKAMFIPVLILPIAGILIAVGNLFTNPLLIEKVSFLDNPVTKGFGMILSGSLVSILTNLGLIFCVGLAVGLAKNKKAEAGFTAVLGFLVFINAMNKFMELQGILVASDSLSGTGQTMVLGVQILDMGVFLGIILGIIVAYIHNKFSEQEFNNAFQIYGGSRFVFIVLIPVIVLIAILLTYIWPFVQMGITSLGTVINRSGNFGIFIYGTLERLLIPTGLHHLVYTPFLYTSLGGVADVGGQVFEGARNIYYAEIADPAVKVLSESVIWDARGISKMFGLLGACLAMYHTTKPENRTKVKAILIPAAVTSFIAGVTEPIEFSFMFVAPILFITHSLMSGLSMVVLNILNVRAIGPNGFIDFLLYNLPLGIGKTKWPMYILVGVLFFILYYVVFRFLITKLNLKTVGREVNQEIKLHSKKDYKEKTSEGKEVITNNPKDDSSLGEWIVNALGGVTNIKSVDNCYTRLRLIINDVALVDQDSLKNDTAASGVIIKNNNVQVVYGLNVTKIRKIVDEEIMKQTI from the coding sequence TTGAAGGAAAAAATCATGAATGGCTTACAACGATTCTCTAAAGCAATGTTTATACCAGTACTGATTTTACCGATAGCCGGTATTTTAATCGCAGTGGGGAATTTATTTACAAATCCATTACTTATTGAAAAAGTTAGTTTTTTAGATAATCCTGTAACAAAAGGTTTTGGAATGATTTTGTCAGGGTCGTTAGTCTCAATCTTAACTAATTTAGGTTTAATTTTTTGTGTAGGCTTAGCTGTTGGGCTAGCCAAAAATAAAAAAGCAGAGGCAGGCTTTACGGCAGTATTAGGTTTTTTAGTTTTTATTAATGCAATGAATAAATTTATGGAATTACAAGGTATCTTAGTTGCTTCAGATTCTTTAAGCGGAACGGGTCAAACGATGGTATTGGGTGTTCAAATCTTAGATATGGGTGTATTTTTAGGTATTATTTTGGGAATTATTGTGGCATACATCCATAATAAATTTAGTGAACAAGAGTTTAATAATGCCTTTCAAATATATGGTGGGTCCAGATTTGTGTTTATTGTTCTTATACCTGTCATTGTTTTGATTGCCATTTTATTGACATATATCTGGCCGTTTGTGCAGATGGGGATAACCAGTTTAGGAACGGTTATTAATAGAAGTGGCAATTTTGGTATTTTTATTTATGGAACTTTAGAGAGATTGTTAATCCCAACGGGCTTGCATCATCTAGTATATACGCCTTTCTTGTATACTTCTCTCGGTGGGGTAGCCGACGTTGGCGGCCAAGTTTTTGAAGGTGCACGTAATATTTATTATGCAGAAATCGCTGATCCAGCGGTCAAAGTATTATCTGAAAGTGTTATTTGGGATGCGAGGGGTATTTCTAAAATGTTTGGCTTATTAGGAGCCTGTCTTGCGATGTATCATACAACAAAACCAGAAAATAGAACTAAAGTAAAAGCAATTCTGATACCTGCTGCAGTCACATCTTTTATCGCAGGTGTCACAGAGCCTATTGAATTTTCATTTATGTTTGTCGCACCTATCTTGTTCATTACTCATTCCCTTATGAGTGGGCTAAGTATGGTTGTTTTAAATATCCTAAATGTTAGAGCAATTGGTCCAAACGGCTTTATCGATTTTCTATTATACAATTTACCTTTAGGGATTGGTAAGACTAAGTGGCCAATGTACATTTTGGTAGGCGTATTATTCTTTATTCTTTATTATGTCGTATTTAGATTTTTAATTACTAAATTAAATTTAAAAACGGTCGGTCGTGAGGTTAATCAAGAGATTAAATTACATAGTAAAAAAGATTATAAAGAAAAAACTAGTGAGGGAAAAGAAGTGATAACTAACAATCCAAAAGATGATTCGTCATTAGGCGAATGGATTGTAAATGCTTTGGGTGGGGTAACAAATATCAAATCAGTTGATAATTGTTATACACGTTTACGTTTGATAATTAATGACGTGGCATTAGTTGATCAAGATAGTTTGAAAAATGATACCGCAGCCAGTGGTGTTATTATTAAAAATAATAATGTTCAAGTAGTGTATGGCTTAAATGTGACTAAAATTAGGAAAATAGTTGATGAAGAAATTATGAAACAAACAATATAA
- a CDS encoding MurR/RpiR family transcriptional regulator, with product MENSLVRKLAENKKLSLLERDVLNYIVKNSESVSKMGIREVAKNMHTSTSTIMRLSKKLGFNGYIDMNYKLIPLIEGKSFEKQENYEGIFDGGGFLKLNEQAVFKEIGQILTELDKQFIFVYANGFSGIIAEYLYKKLLVLGKRVMFSTGNDSVGVFENNLEDIGLFITISKSGETQKVIEKATTARENKIPVISFTNDGYSALSELSTHWIKIKDTKKYDDYNASPNNFFPQVLMALEVMVYEYTILVQNQLKQETSS from the coding sequence ATGGAAAATTCATTGGTAAGAAAACTTGCTGAAAATAAAAAATTAAGTTTATTAGAAAGAGATGTCTTGAATTACATTGTAAAGAACAGCGAAAGTGTTTCAAAGATGGGCATTAGAGAGGTTGCTAAAAATATGCATACTTCAACTTCCACCATCATGCGTTTATCAAAAAAACTAGGATTTAATGGCTATATTGACATGAATTATAAGTTGATTCCATTGATAGAAGGCAAATCGTTTGAGAAACAGGAAAATTATGAAGGGATTTTTGATGGTGGGGGGTTCTTAAAATTAAATGAGCAAGCGGTTTTTAAAGAAATCGGACAAATTTTGACAGAGTTAGATAAGCAATTCATTTTTGTTTATGCGAATGGTTTTTCAGGAATTATCGCTGAATACTTATATAAAAAATTATTAGTACTAGGAAAAAGAGTGATGTTTTCAACTGGAAATGATTCAGTTGGCGTTTTTGAAAATAATTTAGAAGACATTGGTTTGTTTATTACCATCTCTAAATCAGGAGAAACTCAGAAAGTTATTGAGAAAGCAACCACGGCGCGTGAAAATAAGATTCCTGTCATTTCATTTACTAATGATGGTTACAGTGCGTTATCTGAACTTTCTACCCACTGGATAAAAATAAAAGATACCAAAAAATACGATGATTATAATGCTAGTCCTAATAATTTTTTTCCGCAAGTTTTAATGGCCCTAGAGGTGATGGTTTATGAATACACGATTTTGGTACAAAATCAATTGAAACAAGAAACAAGTTCCTAG
- a CDS encoding 6-phospho-alpha-glucosidase yields MKKQSIVIAGGGSTYTPGIVMMLLDNLDKLPIKTLKLYDNDAERQEILAKALKIVLDEQAPEIEFSYTTDPKVAFEGVDFCMAHIRTGQYRMRELDEKIPLKFGLVGQETCGPGGIAYGMRSIGDMIELIDYMEKYAPNAWMLNYSNPAAIVAEACRVLRPEAKVINMCDMPVGTLRRMSQIIGKTPDELTVRYFGLNHFGWWTSVKDQEGHEYLPEIRDYVAENGYLTQIEVDTQHMDQSWQETHKKAKDLLAVNPRYLPNTYLKYYLYPDYVVEHSNPEYTRANEVMAGREKRVFDAARKIIETGKCGEGDFHIDNHALFIVDLARAIAFNTGERMLLIVPNNGAISNFRQDAMVEVPCIVGTDGPEPLCQGDIPTFERGMMEQQVAVEKLIVEAWVEKSYQKMWQALTLSKTVPSAKVAKDVLDALIEVNTEYWPELK; encoded by the coding sequence ATGAAAAAACAATCAATAGTTATAGCCGGTGGTGGAAGTACTTACACACCAGGTATTGTCATGATGTTACTAGATAACCTAGATAAATTACCAATTAAAACGTTAAAACTTTACGATAATGATGCAGAACGTCAGGAAATCTTAGCGAAGGCTTTGAAAATAGTCCTTGACGAACAAGCGCCAGAAATAGAATTTAGTTATACGACAGATCCTAAGGTAGCATTTGAAGGTGTCGATTTTTGTATGGCTCACATTCGAACTGGTCAGTATCGAATGCGAGAGTTGGATGAAAAAATCCCATTAAAATTTGGTCTAGTAGGTCAAGAAACCTGTGGGCCAGGAGGTATTGCTTACGGAATGCGAAGCATTGGTGATATGATTGAATTAATAGATTATATGGAGAAATATGCGCCAAATGCTTGGATGCTTAATTATTCTAACCCAGCAGCAATCGTCGCTGAAGCATGTCGTGTCTTAAGACCAGAAGCCAAAGTTATTAATATGTGTGATATGCCTGTGGGAACTTTAAGAAGAATGTCGCAAATTATCGGTAAAACTCCTGATGAGTTGACAGTCAGATATTTTGGGTTAAATCATTTTGGTTGGTGGACAAGTGTAAAAGATCAGGAAGGTCACGAGTATTTGCCAGAAATTAGAGATTATGTAGCGGAAAATGGCTATTTAACTCAGATAGAAGTAGATACCCAACATATGGATCAAAGTTGGCAAGAGACACACAAAAAAGCAAAAGATTTACTAGCGGTTAATCCGCGCTACTTACCGAATACTTATTTAAAATACTATTTATACCCTGATTATGTTGTCGAACATTCAAATCCAGAATACACAAGGGCTAATGAGGTTATGGCAGGTCGTGAGAAACGAGTATTTGATGCAGCTCGTAAGATCATTGAGACTGGCAAGTGTGGTGAAGGAGATTTTCATATAGATAACCATGCGCTATTTATTGTAGACTTGGCCAGAGCGATTGCGTTTAATACAGGAGAGAGAATGTTACTAATTGTTCCTAATAATGGCGCTATTTCTAATTTTAGACAGGATGCCATGGTTGAAGTTCCTTGTATTGTAGGAACAGATGGACCAGAACCTTTGTGTCAAGGAGATATTCCTACCTTTGAAAGAGGTATGATGGAGCAACAAGTGGCTGTTGAAAAGTTAATAGTTGAAGCTTGGGTAGAAAAATCATACCAAAAAATGTGGCAAGCATTGACGCTATCTAAAACAGTACCTAGCGCTAAAGTTGCAAAAGACGTTTTAGATGCTTTGATTGAGGTTAATACTGAGTATTGGCCAGAATTAAAATAG
- a CDS encoding L-cystine transporter, protein MTNLYILLVLTVFLAILFMFYRMQKKHVAFSKRVFLALGVGVIFGTVIQLVFERESVVTTKAIDWINIAGNGYVSLLQMLIMPLIFVSIVGAFTKLEGTKNLGKISVTVLATLLITTAASALIGILSVFLFKLQGAEFTKGAAETARIADLASRQELIQDVTIPQQIVSFIPTNIFADLSGTRATSTIAVVVFSTFVGMAYLGVKRKSPQEAEFFAKLIESLYKITMRIVTLVLRLTPYGIVALMTKVLATSNFQALVNLGKFVLASYVALIVVFLMHMVILLFAKVNPAIYLQKVFPVLSFAFTSRSSAGALPLNIETQTKALGVDETTANFAGSFGISIGQNGCAGVYPAMLAAIVAPTVGMDIFSPMYILTIMAVVTISSFGVAGVGGGATFASLIVLGSLDLPVEIVGLVISVEPLIDMARTTVNVNDSMLAGIVTSRRIGELDDRVLNDPKAVVSSSL, encoded by the coding sequence ATGACAAATCTTTATATTTTACTTGTTTTAACAGTATTTTTAGCAATTTTATTCATGTTTTATCGCATGCAAAAAAAACATGTGGCATTTTCAAAACGAGTTTTCTTAGCCTTAGGTGTTGGGGTAATCTTCGGAACAGTGATTCAATTAGTTTTTGAGCGTGAATCAGTTGTAACTACTAAGGCAATTGATTGGATTAATATTGCGGGTAATGGCTATGTCTCATTACTACAAATGTTAATCATGCCGTTAATTTTTGTTTCAATTGTCGGAGCCTTTACTAAACTAGAAGGTACAAAAAATTTAGGTAAAATTAGTGTAACGGTTTTAGCTACATTATTAATTACGACAGCTGCTTCAGCTTTAATTGGTATTTTATCTGTCTTTTTATTTAAGCTTCAAGGAGCGGAATTTACGAAAGGAGCAGCTGAAACAGCCCGTATTGCTGATTTGGCAAGTCGACAAGAACTTATCCAAGATGTTACGATTCCACAACAGATTGTATCGTTCATTCCAACTAATATTTTTGCTGATTTATCAGGTACGCGGGCGACAAGTACCATTGCTGTTGTTGTTTTCTCAACCTTTGTGGGGATGGCATATTTAGGTGTCAAACGTAAAAGTCCACAAGAAGCAGAATTTTTTGCAAAATTAATTGAGAGTTTATATAAAATAACTATGAGAATTGTAACGCTAGTGCTACGTTTAACTCCTTACGGGATTGTGGCACTGATGACGAAGGTTCTTGCAACTAGTAATTTCCAAGCTTTAGTTAACTTAGGTAAATTTGTCTTAGCGTCATACGTGGCGTTAATAGTTGTTTTCCTGATGCATATGGTGATTTTACTATTTGCAAAAGTGAATCCGGCTATTTATTTACAAAAAGTCTTCCCAGTTCTGAGCTTTGCTTTTACTTCACGTTCAAGTGCAGGTGCGTTACCCTTGAATATTGAGACACAGACAAAAGCTTTAGGGGTTGATGAAACAACTGCTAATTTTGCTGGTAGTTTTGGAATTTCAATTGGTCAAAATGGTTGTGCCGGTGTTTATCCAGCTATGTTAGCAGCGATTGTCGCTCCAACTGTTGGGATGGATATTTTCAGTCCAATGTATATTCTAACCATTATGGCTGTTGTAACAATCAGTTCATTTGGTGTGGCAGGCGTTGGTGGTGGTGCCACGTTTGCTTCCTTAATTGTTTTAGGTAGTTTGGATTTACCAGTAGAAATTGTTGGATTAGTTATTTCAGTTGAACCTTTAATTGATATGGCTAGAACAACGGTCAATGTTAATGATAGTATGTTAGCTGGTATTGTAACCAGTCGTCGCATTGGTGAATTAGATGATAGGGTCTTAAATGATCCGAAAGCAGTTGTGTCTTCAAGTCTGTAA
- a CDS encoding 6-phospho-beta-glucosidase, translating into MSKKEGIKIATIGGGSSYTPELMEGFIKRYEELPIREIWLVDIEAGKEKLEIVGAMAKRMWEASPYEVEVHLTLDREEALKDADFVTTQFRVGLLDARVKDERIPAYYGMIGQETNGAGGIFKAFRTIPVILDIVEDMKRLCPEAWLINFTNPAGMVTEAIVRYGKWEKVMGLCNVPVGAMMMEPKLLETTLDQLVYKFAGLNHFHWHRVADADGNDVTMKIIDKMYSEDAGLPANIFDIPFFKEQLEQMKAIPCGYHRYYYREQEMLAHALEEYETIGTRAQQVKETEAELFDLYKDVNLDHKPEQLAKRGGAHYSDAACETIASIYANKNTHIVVSTKNNGAVPDLPADCVVEVSAFVGAAGALPIAFGSLQAAERGWLQVMKNMELVTIEAAITGDYGLALQAFTINPLVTSGETAKQILDELLIAHKEFLPNFAETIYRLEAEGVTVKDPIVKEMLKN; encoded by the coding sequence ATGAGTAAAAAAGAAGGAATTAAAATCGCAACAATTGGCGGAGGTTCAAGTTATACACCAGAGTTAATGGAAGGATTTATCAAACGTTATGAAGAGTTACCAATTCGTGAGATTTGGTTAGTAGATATTGAAGCTGGGAAAGAAAAATTAGAAATTGTTGGCGCAATGGCCAAAAGAATGTGGGAGGCTTCGCCTTATGAGGTTGAGGTTCACCTAACACTAGATCGTGAGGAAGCATTAAAAGATGCTGATTTTGTAACGACACAATTCAGAGTCGGACTATTGGATGCTCGTGTAAAAGATGAGCGTATCCCGGCTTATTACGGTATGATTGGTCAAGAAACCAATGGAGCAGGTGGAATATTTAAAGCTTTTAGAACTATTCCTGTTATTTTGGATATTGTAGAAGACATGAAACGACTTTGTCCAGAAGCATGGTTGATTAATTTTACCAATCCAGCTGGGATGGTTACAGAAGCAATTGTTCGCTATGGAAAATGGGAAAAAGTGATGGGGTTATGTAACGTACCGGTAGGTGCAATGATGATGGAGCCAAAATTATTAGAAACGACTTTAGATCAGTTGGTCTATAAGTTTGCAGGCTTAAATCATTTTCATTGGCATCGTGTAGCCGATGCTGATGGAAACGACGTTACCATGAAGATTATTGATAAAATGTATAGTGAGGACGCAGGTTTGCCTGCTAATATCTTTGATATTCCATTCTTTAAAGAACAGTTAGAGCAAATGAAAGCTATTCCATGTGGGTATCATCGTTATTATTATCGTGAACAAGAGATGTTGGCTCATGCTTTAGAAGAGTATGAAACGATTGGAACTCGTGCTCAGCAGGTAAAAGAAACAGAAGCAGAATTATTTGACTTGTATAAAGATGTCAATTTAGATCATAAACCAGAGCAACTAGCAAAACGTGGAGGCGCGCATTATTCGGACGCTGCGTGTGAAACGATTGCATCAATTTACGCTAATAAAAATACACATATTGTTGTTTCAACCAAAAATAATGGAGCAGTGCCAGATTTACCGGCTGATTGTGTCGTTGAAGTCTCTGCTTTTGTTGGTGCAGCAGGTGCGTTACCAATTGCCTTTGGTAGCTTACAAGCTGCTGAGAGAGGTTGGCTACAAGTAATGAAGAATATGGAGCTAGTGACAATTGAAGCAGCCATTACTGGTGACTATGGTTTAGCTTTACAAGCCTTTACGATTAATCCACTTGTTACATCTGGTGAGACTGCTAAACAAATTTTAGATGAATTATTAATTGCACACAAAGAGTTCTTACCTAATTTTGCGGAAACTATTTATCGTTTAGAAGCAGAAGGGGTTACGGTCAAAGATCCTATTGTTAAAGAGATGTTGAAAAATTAA
- a CDS encoding GNAT family N-acetyltransferase — translation MYQLIKNYRGDSNYRSSFFDLAKKIFGLDFDIWYQKGCWNDQYICYSFVDEGQVIANASANFLTVIKEGKPYKLIQLGTVMTAENYRRQGLAKQLIKTIIADYQDEVDGIYLFANETVLDFYPKIGFERQIESNFTINHATNRLEGQRGTDKQWRKLNPDNQDDWALLTDYSQRRLLNSTQLDVIENEALLGFYFMLAFKDKMYYSDTFKTIVLCEEIEKTLYLYDVLSLEKVKLKTLITSLASKLSETTELGFMSQDDSVVINSEEALDTDDYLFVLPGFVLPTAPFLFPLTSHG, via the coding sequence ATGTATCAATTAATAAAAAACTATAGGGGAGACAGTAACTATCGCAGTAGTTTTTTTGATTTAGCGAAAAAGATATTCGGCTTAGATTTTGATATTTGGTATCAAAAAGGTTGTTGGAACGATCAGTATATCTGTTATTCTTTTGTGGATGAAGGGCAAGTTATTGCCAATGCGTCTGCTAATTTTTTAACCGTTATTAAAGAAGGAAAACCGTATAAGCTTATCCAGTTAGGAACGGTGATGACGGCTGAAAATTATCGCAGACAAGGGTTAGCCAAGCAGCTAATTAAGACGATTATTGCAGACTATCAAGATGAAGTTGATGGTATCTACTTATTTGCTAATGAGACTGTTCTAGATTTTTATCCAAAGATAGGTTTTGAAAGGCAAATAGAATCAAATTTTACCATTAATCATGCTACTAATAGGCTAGAAGGTCAACGTGGAACTGATAAACAGTGGCGTAAACTAAATCCAGATAACCAGGATGATTGGGCACTTTTGACAGATTATAGCCAAAGAAGACTTCTTAATTCAACTCAGTTAGATGTAATTGAGAACGAAGCATTATTAGGCTTTTATTTTATGTTAGCCTTCAAAGATAAGATGTATTATTCTGACACATTTAAAACGATTGTATTGTGTGAAGAAATCGAAAAGACGTTGTATTTATACGATGTTTTATCTTTGGAAAAAGTTAAGCTGAAGACTTTAATTACGTCTCTTGCTAGTAAACTAAGCGAGACAACAGAGCTAGGCTTTATGAGTCAAGATGATTCTGTCGTAATAAATTCTGAGGAAGCTTTGGACACAGATGATTATTTATTTGTCTTACCGGGATTTGTTTTACCAACAGCCCCTTTTTTATTTCCTTTAACATCACATGGTTAG
- a CDS encoding PTS sugar transporter subunit IIC, whose product MDKLLNLVEAKLAPLAQRLDRNRYLTAIKDGFFVVMPLLIIGSAFLLVTQLPFKPYLNFMESLLGKEWTSYFLVVNTMTMNMMTLFVVLGIARSLARQYKIDTIGSQAISLLSFFILTPVITDKAGAEGLPIGNFGAAGLFIGMMSTIATVELFRLVIKKGWIIKMPESVPPNVANSFSALIPGFIVVVIFNLIRILFLVTPYETAHNFVFEILQKPLLSLGSSLPALIVLLLFEASMWAFGIHGSNIMLAVMTPIWTALAVENAEAFARGDVLPNIVNMQFYSNFIKLGGASGTIGLAVACMFFAKSSQYKTLGKLSFGPALFNINEPLIFGMPIVLNPIMLIPFILCPIILGILSYIAMATKLVPITNGLQLPWTMPPIFSGFILSGWRGAVFQVIEMFVSFMIFFPFFKLEDRKALAIEENKGK is encoded by the coding sequence GTGGATAAATTATTGAATTTAGTTGAAGCCAAACTAGCCCCATTAGCACAAAGATTGGATCGGAATCGTTATTTGACAGCAATTAAAGATGGTTTTTTTGTGGTCATGCCTTTATTAATTATTGGGTCGGCTTTTTTACTTGTTACACAGTTACCTTTTAAACCCTATTTAAATTTTATGGAAAGTCTATTAGGCAAAGAGTGGACTTCTTATTTTTTAGTTGTAAATACTATGACAATGAATATGATGACTTTGTTTGTTGTTTTAGGAATAGCTAGAAGCCTGGCAAGACAGTATAAAATTGATACGATTGGGAGTCAAGCTATCTCCCTACTTTCTTTTTTTATTTTGACACCTGTCATAACAGATAAGGCAGGTGCTGAAGGTTTACCGATTGGTAACTTTGGTGCAGCAGGCTTATTTATTGGCATGATGTCAACGATTGCGACAGTGGAACTTTTTCGATTAGTGATCAAAAAAGGTTGGATTATCAAAATGCCAGAATCAGTTCCCCCCAATGTCGCTAATTCTTTTTCCGCACTTATTCCAGGATTTATTGTAGTCGTTATTTTTAACTTAATTCGAATTTTATTTTTAGTGACGCCTTATGAAACTGCGCATAATTTTGTCTTTGAGATTTTACAAAAGCCGTTATTATCATTAGGAAGTTCTTTGCCAGCATTAATTGTACTACTATTATTTGAGGCATCTATGTGGGCCTTTGGTATTCATGGCTCAAATATTATGTTGGCCGTTATGACGCCTATCTGGACAGCTCTAGCAGTTGAAAATGCTGAGGCTTTTGCTCGCGGAGATGTTTTACCTAATATTGTTAATATGCAATTTTATAGTAATTTTATCAAATTAGGTGGTGCTAGCGGGACAATTGGCTTAGCAGTAGCTTGCATGTTTTTTGCTAAGTCTAGTCAGTATAAAACGTTAGGAAAACTATCTTTTGGACCTGCACTATTCAATATTAATGAGCCTTTGATTTTTGGAATGCCGATAGTTTTAAATCCTATTATGTTAATTCCTTTTATCCTATGTCCTATTATTTTAGGGATTTTAAGTTATATCGCAATGGCGACAAAGTTAGTTCCGATTACTAATGGCTTACAATTACCTTGGACTATGCCACCTATTTTTTCAGGATTTATATTATCAGGTTGGCGTGGTGCTGTTTTTCAGGTGATTGAGATGTTTGTTAGTTTTATGATTTTCTTTCCATTTTTTAAGCTTGAAGACAGAAAAGCTTTGGCAATTGAAGAAAATAAAGGTAAATAG
- a CDS encoding MurR/RpiR family transcriptional regulator, producing MLLTEKLKQPIFSTTERLVIDYLLEQRLAIANKTIKEISNETFISPSILIRISNKLGYRGWTAFKKEFLEEVNYLDTHFNNIDANFPFTAKDSCMKIANKVGTLVQETVTDTLHLLHHDDLSQAIRLLDESPQIKIFTSNINIYLAQDFAHKMTRIKKNISIVSLDGEKVFEAANANENVLAFLISYSGENSSITHLLPILKKNKVQILSLTNMGENTIANASNCSLKISTREKLYSKVSGFSSHHSICLILDILYSGVFSLNYQTNLDHNILISKMNDPRCSKLETLKEERSDM from the coding sequence ATGCTCTTAACGGAAAAATTAAAACAACCGATCTTTTCAACTACTGAGCGATTAGTAATTGATTACCTTTTAGAACAACGTTTAGCTATTGCCAATAAAACTATCAAAGAGATTTCAAATGAGACCTTTATCAGCCCATCCATTTTGATTCGTATTTCTAATAAATTAGGTTATCGCGGATGGACAGCTTTTAAAAAAGAATTTTTAGAAGAAGTGAACTATCTCGATACCCATTTCAATAATATTGATGCCAATTTTCCTTTTACTGCCAAAGACTCTTGTATGAAAATTGCTAATAAAGTTGGAACGTTAGTTCAAGAAACTGTCACTGACACCTTACATCTCCTACATCATGATGACTTATCCCAAGCTATAAGATTATTGGATGAGTCTCCACAAATAAAAATTTTTACTAGTAATATTAATATTTACCTAGCACAGGATTTTGCTCATAAGATGACTAGAATCAAAAAAAACATCTCCATTGTTAGCTTAGATGGAGAAAAAGTCTTTGAAGCTGCTAATGCTAACGAAAATGTTTTAGCTTTTTTAATTTCTTATAGTGGTGAAAACAGCTCTATTACTCATCTGCTACCTATCTTGAAAAAAAATAAAGTTCAAATACTCTCCTTAACTAATATGGGAGAAAATACCATTGCTAATGCCTCCAATTGTTCTTTAAAAATATCAACACGAGAAAAACTATATTCTAAAGTTAGTGGATTTAGTAGTCATCACTCAATCTGTTTAATCTTAGATATTCTGTACTCTGGCGTCTTTTCACTTAATTATCAAACAAATTTAGATCATAATATTTTAATTTCAAAAATGAATGATCCTCGTTGTTCAAAGTTAGAAACACTCAAAGAAGAACGGTCTGATATGTGA
- a CDS encoding amino acid permease: MELERGLSNRHVQLIAIGGAIGTGLFLGAGKAIHLAGPSILLVYLIVGVFVFLIMRALGEVLLANLECHSFVELADKYLGKRMAFVTGWTYWFCWSAIAMADLTATGIYMRFWFPQVPQWLPAFIILIFLMFLNMMSVKLFGEIEFWLALIKIIAIIALILVGFYMIVTQFKTPLTVTSVKNIYSHGGFFPNGLSGFLLGFQLAVFSFVGVELVGLTAGETKDPEIVIPKAINNIPIRIILFYIGSLFVIMCIQPWDTIASESSPFVTVFSTIGIISAASIVNFVVLSSALSACNSAMFSTSRMLYGLGVNKHAPKSLMKLSSRKIPTNALFFSTIVLGITVVLNYFMPEGVFTLVTSISTACFLFIWAVILICHLKYLKETDNRVTFKLFLAPYTNYITLAFLLAIVFVLLAAPETRIALIVSPIWFAVLVLIFNRYYAEGKAGDNLD, from the coding sequence ATGGAATTAGAAAGAGGATTGAGTAATCGTCATGTACAACTAATTGCAATTGGTGGCGCAATCGGAACTGGCTTATTTTTGGGGGCGGGTAAAGCTATTCACTTGGCAGGCCCTTCAATTTTATTGGTGTACCTTATAGTTGGGGTTTTCGTATTTTTGATTATGAGAGCCTTGGGCGAGGTACTTTTAGCAAATTTGGAATGTCATTCATTTGTAGAGCTTGCGGACAAGTACCTAGGTAAGAGGATGGCTTTTGTTACAGGGTGGACCTATTGGTTTTGTTGGAGCGCCATAGCGATGGCTGATTTAACCGCAACTGGAATTTATATGCGTTTTTGGTTTCCTCAAGTCCCACAATGGCTTCCAGCTTTTATTATCTTGATATTCTTGATGTTTTTAAATATGATGTCAGTGAAATTATTTGGTGAAATCGAATTTTGGTTGGCTTTGATTAAGATTATTGCTATTATTGCACTGATCTTAGTTGGTTTTTATATGATTGTTACTCAGTTCAAAACACCACTTACTGTCACTTCTGTCAAAAATATTTATTCTCATGGTGGTTTTTTTCCAAATGGCTTATCCGGATTTTTATTAGGGTTTCAACTAGCTGTGTTTTCCTTTGTTGGTGTCGAATTAGTAGGTTTGACAGCAGGAGAGACGAAAGATCCAGAGATTGTAATCCCTAAAGCAATTAATAATATTCCTATTAGAATCATCTTGTTTTACATAGGTTCATTATTTGTAATTATGTGTATTCAACCGTGGGATACTATTGCTTCAGAATCTAGTCCTTTTGTGACAGTTTTTTCAACTATTGGTATTATAAGTGCAGCTAGTATTGTCAATTTTGTTGTGCTAAGTTCGGCATTATCAGCATGTAATAGTGCGATGTTTAGCACAAGTCGGATGCTTTACGGACTAGGGGTTAATAAACATGCTCCTAAATCCTTAATGAAATTGAGTAGTCGTAAAATCCCAACAAACGCTTTATTTTTTTCAACGATTGTTCTAGGAATAACGGTGGTGCTGAATTACTTTATGCCAGAGGGGGTCTTTACATTGGTGACCTCGATTTCAACAGCGTGTTTTTTATTTATCTGGGCAGTCATCTTGATTTGCCATTTAAAATACTTAAAAGAAACAGACAATCGAGTAACATTCAAATTATTTTTAGCACCCTATACTAACTATATTACCTTAGCTTTTTTATTGGCAATTGTCTTCGTGTTATTGGCGGCTCCAGAAACGCGAATTGCTCTTATTGTGTCACCGATTTGGTTTGCTGTTTTAGTTTTAATTTTTAATCGTTATTATGCTGAAGGTAAGGCTGGTGATAATTTGGATTAA